The Chroicocephalus ridibundus chromosome 3, bChrRid1.1, whole genome shotgun sequence genome has a segment encoding these proteins:
- the DSTN gene encoding destrin — protein MASGVQVADEVCRIFYDMKVRKCSTPEEIKKRKKAVIFCLSPDKKCIIVEEGKEILVGDVGVTVTDPFKHFVQMLPEKDCRYALYDASFETKESKKEELMFFLWAPEQAPLKSKMIYASSKDAIKKKFQGIKHECQANGPEDLNRACIAEKLGGSLVVAFEGSPV, from the exons ATG GCATCTGGAGTACAAGTTGCCGATGAGGTATGCCGTATCTTCTATGACATGAAAGTGCGGAAGTGCTCTACACCTGAGGAAAttaagaagaggaagaaggctgTAATCTTCTGCCTCAGTCCAGACAAAAAGTGCATTATTGTGGAAGAAGGCAAAGAGATTCTGGTGGGAGACGTCGGTGTGACAGTTACCGACCCCTTCAAGCACTTTGTGCAGATGCTTCCCGAGAAGGATTGCCGTTATGCCTTGTATGATGCAAGCTTTGAGACCAAGGAATCCAAAAAAGAAGAGCTGATGTTTTTCTTGTG GGCACCAGAACAAGCACCTCTCAAAAGTAAGATGATCTACGCAAGCTCCAAGGATGCAATCAAAAAGAAGTTTCAAG GCATAAAGCATGAATGCCAAGCAAATGGGCCAGAGGACCTCAACCGAGCTTGCATTGCTGAGAAGCTAGGAGGCTCCCTAGTCGTAGCTTTTGAAGGAAGTCCCGTGTAG